One stretch of Chryseobacterium fluminis DNA includes these proteins:
- a CDS encoding DNA-3-methyladenine glycosylase I — protein sequence MSYCSAINGMQPESRRALHKKYHDHHYGFPIHDDDELFGRLIMEINQAGLSWETILKKEESFRAAYDNFNIHRVAAYTEEDRERLLSDPGIIRNKLKVNAAIENAKTIVGLQKEFGSFEKWLEHHHPKELTEWMKLFKKTFKFTGGEIVNEFLMSIGYLKGSHDENCPVYQEVLKHDPLWQKI from the coding sequence ATGAGTTACTGTTCAGCAATAAATGGGATGCAGCCGGAAAGCAGGAGAGCACTTCATAAAAAATACCATGATCATCACTATGGTTTCCCGATTCATGATGATGATGAACTGTTCGGGAGATTGATCATGGAGATTAATCAGGCAGGATTAAGCTGGGAAACTATCTTGAAAAAGGAAGAAAGCTTCAGGGCGGCTTACGATAATTTTAATATTCACAGAGTGGCCGCTTATACGGAAGAAGACCGTGAACGATTATTAAGCGATCCCGGGATTATCAGAAATAAATTAAAAGTAAATGCAGCTATCGAAAATGCAAAAACAATTGTCGGATTACAGAAGGAATTCGGATCATTTGAAAAATGGCTGGAGCATCATCATCCTAAAGAATTGACGGAATGGATGAAATTATTTAAAAAAACGTTTAAATTCACCGGGGGAGAAATTGTTAATGAATTCCTGATGAGTATCGGCTATCTTAAGGGTTCACACGATGAAAACTGTCCGGTATATCAGGAGGTCCTGAAACATGATCCTCTATGGCAGAAAATATAA
- a CDS encoding DHA2 family efflux MFS transporter permease subunit, whose translation MQDSLVEYGARRVIITITAILCALLEIVDSTIVNVALNEMKGNLGATLSEVGWVITAYAIGNVIVVPMTSWLSQQFGRRNYFAASIIIFTIFSFLCGNASNIWELVFFRLMQGIGGGALLVTSQTIITESYPIEKRSMAQAIYGLGVIIGPTLGPPLGGYIVDNFSWPYIFYINIPIGIAATLMTLQFVKSPKYAEKRKASDVDWLGIALLAITVGSLQYILERGHEEDWFASGWIVLFTASAVLGFILFLWRELTFKYPIVELRVLKNSNLRIGTVMSFVLGFGLYGSTFIVPLYTQSILGWTALQSGALMIPAALTTAFMMPIIGRLLAKGAKQQILVALGLFIFFIYSFWGYKILTPDTGKDAFFWMLIVRGAGLGLLFIPITSLSLSTLKGQEIGQGAAFTGMMRQLGGSFGIAAITTFIANASQKYRVNLISHLDETDFAVQQRLQALKGSFMAKGMTPDAAMNAAYKMLDLSVTKQATVLSYMDVFLYLGVIFLICIPFILFIKERKSKEKIDLSGVH comes from the coding sequence ATGCAAGATTCATTAGTAGAATATGGAGCCCGAAGAGTAATCATCACGATTACGGCAATTCTTTGTGCGCTGCTTGAAATCGTAGATTCCACGATTGTAAATGTTGCCCTGAACGAAATGAAGGGAAACCTGGGAGCTACCCTTTCTGAAGTTGGATGGGTGATCACGGCATACGCGATCGGTAACGTTATTGTGGTACCGATGACCAGCTGGCTGTCCCAACAGTTCGGACGAAGAAACTATTTCGCTGCTTCCATCATTATATTTACCATATTTTCATTCTTATGCGGAAACGCATCGAATATCTGGGAATTGGTATTTTTCAGACTGATGCAGGGAATCGGCGGCGGTGCTTTACTCGTAACTTCACAGACCATCATTACGGAATCTTATCCGATTGAAAAAAGAAGTATGGCTCAGGCGATTTATGGCCTCGGGGTAATTATCGGCCCTACTTTGGGTCCACCGTTAGGAGGATATATCGTAGATAACTTCAGCTGGCCCTATATTTTCTATATTAATATTCCTATCGGGATTGCGGCCACTTTAATGACGCTGCAGTTCGTGAAAAGCCCGAAATATGCTGAGAAACGTAAAGCCTCTGATGTCGACTGGCTCGGTATTGCATTACTGGCCATTACCGTAGGATCATTACAGTATATTCTCGAAAGAGGTCATGAAGAAGACTGGTTTGCCAGTGGGTGGATTGTCTTATTTACCGCATCGGCCGTCTTAGGATTTATATTATTCCTATGGCGGGAGCTTACCTTTAAATATCCTATTGTGGAGCTAAGGGTGCTGAAAAACAGTAATTTAAGAATCGGAACGGTCATGTCCTTTGTTTTAGGATTCGGTTTATACGGTTCTACCTTTATTGTTCCGCTGTATACGCAGAGTATTTTGGGGTGGACGGCCTTACAGTCGGGAGCTCTGATGATTCCGGCGGCGCTCACCACTGCTTTCATGATGCCGATTATCGGAAGATTGCTGGCAAAAGGAGCCAAGCAGCAGATTCTCGTCGCTTTAGGATTGTTTATCTTCTTTATCTACAGTTTCTGGGGGTACAAAATTCTGACACCGGATACCGGTAAAGATGCTTTCTTCTGGATGCTGATCGTAAGAGGAGCAGGCCTCGGATTACTGTTTATCCCGATTACTTCATTGTCATTAAGCACGCTTAAAGGTCAGGAAATCGGTCAGGGAGCGGCTTTTACTGGGATGATGAGACAGCTTGGAGGTTCATTCGGAATTGCTGCGATTACCACATTTATTGCCAATGCCAGCCAGAAATACAGGGTGAATCTGATTTCCCATCTCGACGAAACGGACTTTGCCGTACAGCAAAGATTACAGGCTCTAAAGGGGAGCTTCATGGCTAAAGGAATGACGCCTGATGCCGCCATGAATGCTGCCTATAAAATGCTCGACCTATCAGTAACCAAACAGGCAACGGTACTTTCATACATGGATGTTTTCCTTTATTTAGGAGTCATATTCCTGATATGTATTCCGTTTATCCTCTTCATTAAAGAGCGAAAAAGCAAAGAAAAAATAGATTTAAGCGGAGTACATTAA
- a CDS encoding HlyD family secretion protein: MENNNTPVTEPKKKKSLVFPIILAVVLIGGGIYGYRAYTYGQSHEETDDAQIASNLAPVISKISGYVTEVKVKDNQFVKKGDTLVILDNRDQKMALQQAEAALSTAKSNISNAQASTTATSKNIGSSQAAVTTANAQIEAAKVNVWKTAQDLKRYSVLVKDHSITEQQYEQALAAKQTADKQLQVLVDQRNQIAQQTNIASSQTAASSQQISVAGSVAKQREVDVENAKLNLSYTVVVAPEDGYVGKVPIQAGQYLQAGSQLFALVKNDQKWVVANFKETQVDKMVEGQKVKIEIDAFPDQEFEGVVSSFSPATGATFSILPPDNASGNFVKVVQRLPVKIDFVNLDKNIAKRLRTGMNVKAEVSLK, encoded by the coding sequence ATGGAAAATAATAATACACCAGTAACTGAACCTAAAAAGAAAAAGAGTTTAGTATTCCCGATCATTTTGGCGGTTGTTTTAATCGGTGGAGGAATCTACGGGTACAGAGCGTATACGTACGGGCAGTCTCACGAAGAAACGGATGATGCCCAAATCGCTTCCAATCTCGCTCCTGTTATTTCTAAAATTTCAGGATATGTAACGGAAGTTAAGGTAAAAGATAACCAGTTTGTGAAAAAAGGGGACACCCTGGTAATTCTGGATAACAGAGATCAGAAAATGGCTCTTCAGCAGGCGGAAGCGGCATTGTCTACTGCAAAAAGTAATATTTCCAATGCACAGGCTTCTACCACGGCAACTTCAAAAAATATCGGTTCTTCCCAGGCAGCAGTCACCACGGCAAATGCCCAGATCGAAGCCGCTAAGGTGAATGTATGGAAAACAGCTCAGGATTTAAAGAGATATTCTGTACTGGTAAAGGACCATTCGATTACAGAGCAGCAATATGAGCAGGCTCTTGCAGCCAAGCAGACAGCCGACAAACAGCTACAGGTTTTAGTGGATCAGAGAAACCAGATTGCTCAGCAGACCAACATCGCTTCTTCCCAGACAGCAGCGAGTTCTCAGCAGATCAGCGTTGCGGGGTCTGTTGCCAAACAGAGAGAAGTAGATGTTGAAAATGCAAAATTAAACCTGTCATACACTGTAGTGGTAGCTCCTGAAGACGGATATGTAGGAAAAGTTCCTATTCAGGCCGGACAATATCTTCAGGCCGGATCTCAGTTATTTGCTTTGGTTAAAAACGATCAGAAGTGGGTAGTGGCCAACTTTAAAGAAACTCAGGTTGATAAAATGGTGGAAGGACAGAAAGTGAAAATTGAAATCGATGCTTTTCCTGATCAGGAATTCGAAGGGGTCGTAAGCTCATTCTCTCCTGCAACCGGGGCTACTTTCTCCATACTTCCTCCGGATAATGCCAGTGGTAACTTTGTAAAAGTGGTTCAGAGACTTCCTGTAAAGATTGATTTTGTGAATCTTGATAAAAATATCGCAAAAAGACTGAGAACAGGAATGAATGTGAAAGCAGAAGTTTCTTTGAAATAA
- a CDS encoding TolC family protein, producing MKRINNSVLALALFVGFANINAQEKKTLTLDEAVQLGIQNSKNLKIDAAKIEEATADLLEAKNRQLPELKVSGSYMYLPIKPNIDLKLPGVSAAGGPEVHQVAYGSANLSVPIYSGGRIKYGIQSAKYLVEASKLSTENDKIAIAYNVAQAYNNLFKANQSIKVLEENLSASQKRDETFLKLENNGVIARNDRLKANLQTSNIELQLLEAKNNYNIANINMDLLLGIPETTEIEVDQNYIEEAGDVKPVDFYISEARDNRKDLQALAQQRKAAELGSKSAKAENLPSIAFTGGYVAADIPKFLTIYNAVNVGVGISYNLSNIWKENSSLKQSQAREKQLAANNELLNDNIKLEVNREYQNTDYSKKRISVFEKSAEQANENYRITKNKYENGLATMTELLDADAAQIAANVGVINAKADAVLAYRKLLQTTGTLTIK from the coding sequence ATGAAGAGAATTAATAACTCAGTCCTTGCACTTGCCCTATTTGTAGGGTTTGCCAACATCAATGCTCAGGAGAAAAAAACTTTGACTCTTGACGAAGCCGTGCAGTTGGGTATCCAGAACAGTAAAAATCTTAAGATCGACGCAGCTAAGATCGAAGAGGCTACTGCTGATCTTCTGGAAGCAAAAAACAGACAGCTTCCGGAGCTGAAAGTTTCAGGAAGCTATATGTATCTTCCCATAAAACCGAATATTGATCTTAAACTTCCCGGAGTTTCCGCAGCAGGTGGTCCTGAAGTACATCAGGTAGCGTACGGATCAGCGAATCTAAGTGTTCCCATCTACAGTGGCGGAAGAATAAAATATGGAATTCAATCTGCCAAATACCTGGTGGAGGCCTCAAAACTGAGTACCGAAAATGATAAAATAGCCATTGCTTATAATGTGGCTCAGGCTTATAATAACCTGTTTAAAGCCAATCAGTCCATTAAAGTTTTAGAAGAAAACCTCAGTGCTTCTCAAAAGCGAGATGAAACTTTCCTTAAACTTGAAAATAATGGAGTTATCGCCAGAAATGACCGTTTGAAAGCAAATCTACAGACTTCAAACATTGAGCTGCAGCTGCTGGAAGCTAAAAATAACTACAATATTGCCAATATCAATATGGATTTATTGTTAGGTATTCCTGAAACTACTGAGATTGAAGTTGATCAGAATTATATCGAAGAAGCAGGAGACGTAAAACCGGTAGATTTTTATATCAGTGAGGCTCGGGACAACCGTAAAGATCTTCAGGCCCTGGCTCAGCAGAGAAAAGCAGCAGAGCTGGGATCAAAATCGGCAAAAGCTGAAAATCTTCCTTCCATCGCATTTACAGGAGGTTATGTAGCAGCGGATATTCCTAAATTTCTTACGATTTACAATGCGGTAAATGTAGGTGTCGGAATTTCCTATAATTTATCTAATATCTGGAAAGAAAATTCTTCATTAAAGCAGTCTCAGGCAAGAGAAAAGCAGTTGGCAGCCAATAATGAATTATTAAATGACAATATCAAGCTTGAGGTCAATAGAGAATATCAGAATACAGATTATTCTAAAAAGAGAATATCAGTTTTCGAAAAATCTGCTGAACAGGCTAATGAAAATTACAGAATTACAAAAAATAAATATGAAAACGGTTTGGCAACCATGACGGAGCTGCTGGATGCCGATGCCGCTCAGATTGCTGCAAATGTTGGAGTTATTAACGCAAAAGCAGATGCAGTACTGGCTTACAGAAAATTATTACAGACTACAGGAACTTTAACAATTAAATAA
- a CDS encoding TetR/AcrR family transcriptional regulator, whose translation MISKEENILYAAEKLFAELGFEGTSTREIAKAANVNISMISYYFGSKEKLYEKLVEHRMKEGQFFSKDILERTDINEWEKVEKIVDQFSGRVRHHKCFYRIMQREQLHSKNPQIVEFLKETKMGFIAMYSKILESGLEKGIFTKNPPIYLLHSTVSGTLFYASNAKEMYKEFLNDRDDEDVFDEKYYTELNKHIKYLLKDLLGYEEN comes from the coding sequence ATGATTTCTAAAGAAGAAAATATATTATATGCCGCTGAAAAGCTCTTTGCTGAATTGGGCTTCGAAGGAACTTCCACCAGGGAGATTGCCAAAGCGGCGAATGTAAATATTTCAATGATTTCGTATTATTTCGGTTCAAAAGAAAAGCTTTACGAAAAATTAGTTGAGCACAGAATGAAGGAAGGGCAGTTCTTTTCAAAGGACATCCTGGAAAGAACGGATATTAATGAATGGGAGAAAGTAGAAAAAATTGTTGATCAGTTCTCGGGCAGGGTAAGACACCACAAATGTTTTTACAGAATCATGCAGCGTGAGCAGCTTCACAGCAAAAATCCTCAGATCGTAGAATTCCTGAAAGAAACAAAAATGGGATTTATTGCCATGTATTCAAAAATACTGGAAAGCGGTCTTGAGAAAGGGATTTTTACTAAAAATCCACCGATTTATCTGCTTCATTCTACAGTAAGCGGAACTTTATTTTACGCATCCAATGCGAAGGAAATGTATAAAGAATTCCTTAACGACAGGGATGATGAAGACGTTTTTGACGAAAAGTATTACACAGAACTTAATAAACATATTAAATATTTACTAAAAGACCTTTTAGGTTATGAAGAGAATTAA
- a CDS encoding DNA polymerase III subunit, giving the protein MNWENIAGQENLKKLLRDSIAENRVSHAQLFTGKEGYGTLPIVLAYAKEVLSRENEHAASKVEHLNHLDLHFSFPVFTDSRNSLSKNKFEEFREMIMASPYASYDDWTAFLESENKQLFISADEIDDQNQKFALKSFEGGTKILVVWRADKMNVAAANKFLKFLEEPPAKTIILLTAESTNDILPTILSRTQVVEIPRIHDEDLKVYLKKNFSVSDEKIREITHQAQGNLNDAIKLLNSGTKDEEFEKLFIQWVRDAFMVKKKPGFLKNIILWAREIAGWNREKQKNFLNYCSEIFRLALLQNYQSEDLVYKKIEAHGFNWAGFSKFISGANIENILEEISIADLHLTRNGNPKIIWTDLGIKLSRYIHKNT; this is encoded by the coding sequence ATGAATTGGGAGAACATTGCCGGACAGGAAAACCTGAAAAAACTTCTCAGAGACAGTATCGCAGAAAACAGAGTAAGCCACGCCCAGCTTTTCACAGGAAAAGAGGGATATGGTACATTGCCCATCGTGCTCGCATACGCTAAAGAAGTCCTGAGTCGGGAAAATGAGCATGCCGCCTCAAAAGTGGAGCATCTCAATCATCTGGATCTGCATTTCAGTTTTCCTGTTTTTACAGATAGCAGAAATTCTTTAAGTAAAAATAAGTTCGAAGAATTCAGAGAGATGATCATGGCTTCTCCCTACGCAAGCTATGATGACTGGACTGCTTTCCTTGAATCCGAGAACAAGCAGCTTTTCATTTCAGCAGATGAAATAGATGATCAGAACCAGAAATTCGCTCTTAAAAGTTTTGAAGGGGGGACAAAAATTCTTGTTGTCTGGAGAGCGGATAAAATGAATGTCGCCGCGGCTAATAAGTTCCTTAAATTTTTGGAAGAACCGCCGGCAAAAACGATTATTCTTCTTACTGCAGAAAGTACCAACGATATTCTTCCGACGATTCTTTCCAGAACGCAGGTTGTAGAAATTCCGAGAATCCATGATGAAGATCTGAAAGTTTATCTCAAAAAGAATTTCAGTGTTTCTGATGAAAAAATAAGAGAAATTACCCATCAGGCCCAGGGAAATTTAAATGACGCCATTAAACTTCTGAATTCAGGAACTAAAGATGAAGAATTTGAAAAATTATTTATTCAGTGGGTTCGGGATGCTTTTATGGTAAAAAAGAAACCAGGATTTCTGAAAAATATTATTTTGTGGGCCAGGGAAATTGCCGGCTGGAACAGGGAGAAACAAAAGAATTTTCTGAACTACTGTTCAGAAATTTTCAGATTGGCATTGCTGCAGAATTACCAGTCAGAAGACCTGGTGTACAAAAAAATAGAGGCTCACGGATTCAACTGGGCCGGTTTTTCAAAATTTATCAGTGGGGCAAATATTGAAAATATCCTGGAAGAGATCAGTATCGCCGATCTTCATTTAACCAGAAACGGAAATCCTAAAATTATCTGGACCGATTTAGGAATAAAATTATCAAGATATATCCATAAGAATACTTAA
- a CDS encoding aldehyde dehydrogenase family protein, which yields MARRKPLKVIYGGNYDPESRHFEATLMDNVTWNDQVMQQEISDPILPMLVYSDINDVLKKSAAVRNPWRSIFLQKIRNLQKMS from the coding sequence TTGGCTCGCCGGAAACCTCTCAAAGTAATTTACGGAGGAAATTATGATCCTGAAAGCCGTCATTTTGAAGCAACCTTGATGGATAACGTAACCTGGAATGACCAGGTTATGCAGCAGGAGATCTCCGACCCAATCCTGCCGATGCTTGTCTATTCTGATATTAATGACGTACTGAAGAAATCAGCAGCCGTCCGAAACCCCTGGCGCTCTATATTTTTACAGAAAATCAGGAATTTGCAGAAGATGTCTTAA
- the lptC gene encoding LPS export ABC transporter periplasmic protein LptC yields MKFVNHNILYKNIAYLFSCAIFFVVTSCEEDMTKAHGNQSKNFPSQIINNAKIIQRDSGFVTLKALAPIIEKYELIDSPYVEARKGINIQFFDKKKPKVPGKLTAKYARIYEYKKFYEAKGDVRITTNEGQKFATQTIYWDQKRNRIYTHDTVYVTMEDGSTLVGANGMTAKDDFSEYTFYKNSGNFSTTQISESKK; encoded by the coding sequence ATGAAATTTGTTAACCATAACATATTATATAAAAATATAGCATATCTTTTTAGTTGTGCTATATTTTTTGTTGTAACATCCTGTGAAGAAGATATGACCAAAGCGCATGGCAATCAAAGCAAGAATTTCCCTTCACAGATCATTAATAATGCCAAAATCATCCAGAGAGATTCCGGTTTCGTAACGCTTAAAGCACTGGCCCCCATCATTGAAAAATATGAGTTAATAGACAGCCCGTATGTAGAAGCCCGAAAAGGAATTAACATCCAGTTTTTTGATAAGAAAAAACCTAAAGTTCCCGGTAAGCTTACCGCCAAATATGCCCGCATCTATGAATATAAAAAATTCTATGAAGCGAAAGGTGATGTAAGAATTACAACCAATGAGGGACAGAAGTTTGCTACACAGACCATCTACTGGGATCAGAAAAGAAACCGTATTTACACCCATGATACCGTTTATGTGACCATGGAAGACGGCTCTACCCTGGTAGGAGCCAATGGAATGACTGCCAAAGATGATTTTTCTGAATATACTTTTTATAAAAACTCCGGAAATTTCAGCACTACACAAATCTCAGAATCAAAAAAATAG
- a CDS encoding anhydro-N-acetylmuramic acid kinase, with the protein MMTFHAIGLMSGTSVDGLDICFAEFKKQETTWTFRILQAETIPYSLFWEEKLKEAIHLSSEELFELNSAYGFYLGKEVSDFLRKYRLKDIDLIASHGHTVFHQPQKKFTLQIGDGRAIRIMTGLPVIYDFRTQDVLMGGNGAPLVPIGDALLFSEYDACLNLGGFSNISLQVNQQRVAFDIAPVNILLNYLASDLHKSFDENGDLARKGKVIPELLTQLNALEFYSRSHPKSLGIEWCNEYIFPKLSGIATLDLLATCTEHIALQISNVLNQYPISNVLVTGGGAYNTYLIEKIKSKTAVEVIIPEKDIIDYKEALIFALMGVLKLNNEINVLASATGSPENHSSGIIA; encoded by the coding sequence ATGATGACTTTTCACGCCATCGGATTGATGTCCGGGACCAGCGTAGACGGTCTTGATATCTGCTTTGCAGAATTTAAGAAACAAGAGACGACCTGGACCTTCAGGATCCTGCAGGCAGAAACCATCCCCTATTCTTTATTCTGGGAAGAGAAGCTGAAAGAGGCTATTCATCTTTCTTCTGAAGAACTTTTTGAACTCAATTCTGCCTATGGTTTTTACCTTGGAAAAGAAGTGTCAGATTTTTTACGGAAATACCGTCTGAAAGATATCGACCTGATCGCATCTCACGGTCACACCGTTTTTCACCAGCCACAGAAAAAATTCACCTTACAGATCGGTGACGGAAGAGCAATCAGGATAATGACCGGCTTGCCCGTGATCTATGATTTCAGAACGCAGGATGTTCTGATGGGCGGAAACGGAGCCCCCCTGGTGCCGATCGGTGATGCGCTTTTGTTTTCTGAATATGATGCCTGCCTTAATCTGGGAGGTTTTTCAAATATTTCTCTACAGGTTAATCAGCAAAGAGTTGCTTTTGATATTGCGCCTGTGAATATCTTACTGAATTATCTGGCCAGTGATCTTCATAAAAGTTTTGATGAAAATGGTGATCTTGCCAGAAAAGGAAAAGTTATTCCGGAATTATTAACACAGTTAAACGCACTCGAATTCTACAGTCGGAGTCATCCTAAATCATTAGGAATCGAATGGTGCAACGAGTACATTTTCCCTAAATTAAGCGGAATAGCTACCCTCGATCTTCTGGCTACCTGTACCGAGCATATCGCCCTTCAGATTTCAAATGTTCTCAATCAATATCCTATTTCGAACGTACTTGTCACCGGCGGCGGCGCTTACAACACCTATCTTATTGAAAAAATAAAATCCAAAACTGCTGTTGAAGTAATCATACCGGAAAAAGATATTATTGATTATAAGGAAGCTTTGATTTTCGCATTGATGGGTGTTTTAAAGCTGAATAATGAGATCAATGTTCTTGCCTCTGCAACAGGAAGTCCGGAGAATCACAGTTCAGGAATTATTGCATAA
- a CDS encoding SRPBCC family protein, with amino-acid sequence MNLEGRKIIVNKSAKELSELLKSPENYKEFMPDGLQKFETREDGFKFGLQGMPEIALKIDEVNDEKAVLKSASSSLDFSLTATLNPLNESQTEVQMLFEGKFNPFIKMMVEKPLQNFINTLTDKIEAYK; translated from the coding sequence ATGAATTTAGAAGGACGAAAGATTATTGTTAATAAATCAGCTAAAGAATTAAGCGAACTCTTAAAATCTCCGGAAAATTACAAAGAGTTTATGCCGGATGGCCTTCAAAAGTTTGAAACCAGAGAAGACGGATTTAAATTCGGACTACAGGGAATGCCGGAAATTGCTCTGAAAATAGATGAGGTAAATGATGAGAAAGCAGTTTTGAAGTCTGCAAGCTCAAGCCTGGATTTTTCATTAACGGCTACTTTAAATCCTCTTAATGAAAGCCAGACTGAAGTACAGATGCTATTTGAAGGGAAGTTTAATCCATTTATAAAAATGATGGTGGAAAAACCCTTACAGAACTTTATCAATACTTTAACGGATAAGATCGAAGCTTATAAATAA
- a CDS encoding NUDIX hydrolase — protein MYKVFVNEKKLLLSKQSENLEKTFGYEDVTSLEIALDLLENTSVTELNVFGEHIDAIWTEFQGLFRIIEAAGGVVSNPDGDILFIRRLGKWDLPKGKMEAGESREESAVREIEEETGLKDVELVRFINTTYHIYVERNGDKVLKCTHWFEMNFDGEDTSKPQTEEGITEVAWKNAAQIEDEVFPSTFQNIKLIIKEFRNTKIR, from the coding sequence ATGTATAAAGTTTTTGTGAACGAAAAAAAATTATTACTGTCTAAGCAGTCTGAAAATCTTGAAAAAACTTTTGGATACGAAGACGTTACATCTTTGGAGATTGCTTTGGATCTCTTAGAGAATACATCTGTAACGGAATTGAACGTATTTGGTGAGCATATCGATGCCATATGGACTGAATTTCAGGGGCTTTTCAGAATTATTGAAGCTGCAGGCGGGGTTGTAAGTAATCCTGACGGAGATATTCTTTTCATCAGAAGACTTGGAAAATGGGATCTTCCGAAAGGGAAAATGGAAGCGGGAGAATCGCGTGAAGAATCTGCCGTAAGGGAAATTGAAGAGGAAACAGGTTTAAAGGATGTGGAACTGGTGAGATTTATCAATACTACTTACCATATTTACGTAGAAAGAAATGGCGATAAAGTGTTGAAATGTACCCATTGGTTTGAAATGAATTTCGATGGAGAAGATACCTCAAAACCACAGACCGAGGAAGGTATTACGGAAGTGGCATGGAAAAACGCCGCTCAGATCGAAGACGAGGTTTTCCCAAGCACATTTCAAAATATAAAGCTGATCATCAAAGAATTCCGGAATACAAAGATCAGATAA
- a CDS encoding UDP-N-acetylmuramoyl-tripeptide--D-alanyl-D-alanine ligase yields the protein MNIEQFYPIFLQSEKVTIDNRKINKNDIFFAFSGENFNAATQAGKAIEDGALAVIVEQQDFEDTDRNIFYVRSTLEFLQELAVYHRRQLRIPVIGLTGSNGKTTTKEIIHAVLSQKFNVQYTSGNLNNHIGVPLTLLSVKPEHEMAVIEMGANHQKEIELLCSIAQPNFGYITNFGKAHLEGFGGFEGVIKGKSELYEYLESHAQTILVNENDAIQADKTKSYSPKITFGKESSDYQFGLFSGEHFVGLSYEGTKAISQLTGEYNFTNLCAAASLGLHFGIDFEKIRQAIEEYTPTNMRSQIVKKENQTLVLDTYNANPSSMVASLKNFITFEGSKTIIIGDMLELGDDSEKEHQNVLRLSRELNFDGIITVGKNFRSVNASETSFENTLQLIEYLKTNKIQSENILLKGSRGIALEKAIGFI from the coding sequence ATGAATATAGAACAGTTTTACCCGATATTTTTACAGTCAGAGAAGGTCACTATTGATAACCGTAAGATTAATAAGAACGATATTTTCTTTGCGTTTTCAGGTGAAAATTTCAATGCTGCCACCCAGGCCGGTAAAGCGATTGAAGATGGAGCATTGGCTGTCATCGTGGAACAGCAGGATTTTGAAGATACAGACAGAAATATATTCTATGTACGTTCAACACTTGAATTCTTACAGGAGCTTGCCGTGTATCACAGAAGGCAGCTTCGGATTCCTGTAATAGGACTCACAGGAAGTAATGGGAAAACGACTACGAAGGAAATTATCCATGCTGTGCTTTCGCAGAAATTTAACGTACAATATACCAGTGGAAATTTAAATAATCATATCGGGGTTCCTTTGACTTTGCTGTCTGTAAAGCCGGAACACGAGATGGCAGTCATCGAGATGGGGGCCAATCACCAGAAGGAAATTGAGCTCTTATGCAGTATTGCCCAGCCCAATTTCGGATATATTACCAACTTTGGAAAGGCCCACCTGGAAGGATTCGGTGGATTTGAAGGAGTAATTAAAGGAAAATCTGAGCTGTATGAGTATCTGGAAAGTCATGCGCAGACTATTCTGGTTAATGAAAATGATGCTATTCAGGCAGATAAAACAAAAAGCTATTCCCCTAAAATTACCTTTGGGAAAGAAAGTTCAGATTATCAGTTCGGGCTGTTTTCTGGAGAACATTTTGTGGGATTAAGCTACGAGGGAACGAAAGCTATTTCTCAGCTGACCGGTGAGTACAATTTTACCAATCTGTGTGCCGCAGCAAGTCTGGGCCTGCATTTTGGAATTGATTTTGAAAAGATCAGGCAGGCTATTGAAGAGTATACGCCTACCAATATGCGTTCTCAGATTGTCAAAAAAGAAAACCAGACCCTGGTACTGGATACGTACAATGCCAACCCAAGTTCGATGGTGGCTTCTTTGAAGAATTTTATCACTTTTGAAGGTTCCAAAACTATTATTATCGGAGATATGCTTGAACTAGGGGACGACAGCGAAAAAGAACATCAGAATGTCCTCAGATTAAGCCGCGAACTCAATTTTGACGGGATTATTACCGTTGGAAAAAATTTCAGAAGCGTGAATGCGTCAGAAACATCTTTTGAAAATACTTTACAATTAATAGAATATCTTAAAACGAACAAAATTCAGTCTGAAAATATTCTATTAAAAGGATCACGGGGCATTGCTCTGGAAAAAGCGATCGGCTTTATCTGA